The genomic interval TTGATCACTTTGCGTTACGAATCAGGTTTGGAGCATAAAGGCGCGCTGTTGACCGCCGAAGCGAACCTGGCGCAGGCGCAATACAATATCAATGCCGCTGTGTATGACCTTCAGGTCTGCCGCCGGAACCTGATCAAGGAACTCGGCAGGGATAAATGGGCGGAGTTGAAGGTCAACGCTGATTTTACTGTGAAGTCTACTGCCCTGGAGCAGGTTGACCTGGAGGCTCTGGCTGAAAGAAATCCTCAGGTCCTTAAGCTGGTCGCGCAAAAGAACGCCGCTGAATTCAATCTGCGTTCCGTTTACGGAAATTACGCGCCGTCTGTTTCGGTTAACGCCAGTGCCGGCAAGTCCGGGACGACGTTCCTGCCGCAGACGACGGCAAAAAGCGTAGGGTTTTCTTTAAGCATGCCGATATTTGAGGGCGGGCTGAGGGCCGCGCAGGTGGCCCAGGCAGAGGCTTCGTTAAACCAGATCAAAGAGAATATTCGCAGCGCCCAGGATAGCGTCATCGCCACCCTGGAACAGTACCGCGCGTCTTTACTCGAGGCGATCGATAACGTGGAAGTGCAGAAAAAATCCCTGCTGGCCACGGAAGAGCGTTCAAAAATATCCGAGGCGCAGTATTCCATAGGGACAATTACATTCGATAGCTGGACTATCATTGAAGATAACCTGGTTAGCGCCAAAAGATCTTATTTAAACGCTCAGGCTGAGGCATTGCTGGCTGAGGCGAATTGGATCATGGCGAAAGGAGAGACGCTGGAATATGAATAATAAAAAGAAATTCTTTATATGGTTGATTCTTATCGCGGCGATCGCCGCAGGCGCAGTGCTCTTTGCGCGGCCCAGGAATAGCGCGACCGAGGTTCTAAAGGAAATAAGCCCGCATACCGGTTCGATCCAGACCCTGGTATCCACTACCGGCGATGTCCTGCCTAAGAACCGCCTGGAGATAATCCCGCCGGTGGCCGGAAGGATCGAGAGCATCCTGGTTAAGGAAGGGGACAAGGTCAAGAAAGGCCAGACCCTGGGTTGGATGAGCTCCACGGAACGCGCCGCTTTGCTTGACGCGGCTCAGGGCCAGGGCGAGGAAAAAGTCAAATACTGGCAGGAGGTTTATAAACCTATTGCTTTGGTCGCGTCTATCGACGGGGAGATCATCGTCGCTACGGTCCAACCCGGACAGACGGTGACTGTTTCCACAGCGGTACTGGTTATTTCGGATAAGCTTATAGTCAGGGCTGAGGTGGATGAAACGGATATCGGCAAGATCAAGGTCGGTCAGCAGGCCATAGTCAGCCTGGACGCTTATCAGGACACTAAGATCAAAGGCGTAGTGGATCATATTTATTATGAATCGTCGACGGTGAATAACGTGACCATTTACAAGGTGGACATCCTTCCTGATGATATCCCGGTATTCTTCCGCTCCGGGATGAGTGCCAACGTGGATTTTGTGGTAGAAGACAGGCAGAACGCCCTGCTTATTCCTGAAGAAGCGGTGACTACCGAGAATAATCAGAGTTATGTGTTGATGCGCGGTTCAAACGGCAAAGAACTGGTGATGAATCCGGTTACCTTGGGAATGACCCAGGATAAGAACGTGGAGATCACCTCGGGGCTGACTGTTAACGATACCGTGATCGTCAAATCCAAAAAATTCGAATTGCTTACATCATCGACTCTGGGTAAGAATCCATTTATGCCCAGCATGAAGAAAACCACGAAAACTGATGCCAACGGCAAAAAACAAAGCGGGGACTCAGGCCCGCCGATGTAAGATCTACCACGAAAATGATCGAGATAAAAGATATAAATAAGACCTATACCATGGGCAATGTGGCTGTCAAGGCCCTGGACGGGGTAACCCTTAAGATCGAAGACGGCGAATTTGTGGCGATCATGGGCGCTTCCGGTTCAGGCAAGTCCACGCTTATGCATATTTTGGGCCTTTTGGACCGGCCGGACAGCGGAACTTATTATCTGCAAGGCAAGGAAATCA from Candidatus Omnitrophota bacterium carries:
- a CDS encoding TolC family protein — its product is MIKSKTVILVTLLFFAAGVPSARAEEVLTWEDCIKEAARNHPDLIAASEAVKETEAAKKISASGEYPQVDAAVSGSTSKTAGKSSVDSYSTSLTGTQLVFDGKKTINDVKAAGENIQAAKYSFRYTSSGVRQALRTAFVNLLKAQEMIRITQEIYEIRRGNLELITLRYESGLEHKGALLTAEANLAQAQYNINAAVYDLQVCRRNLIKELGRDKWAELKVNADFTVKSTALEQVDLEALAERNPQVLKLVAQKNAAEFNLRSVYGNYAPSVSVNASAGKSGTTFLPQTTAKSVGFSLSMPIFEGGLRAAQVAQAEASLNQIKENIRSAQDSVIATLEQYRASLLEAIDNVEVQKKSLLATEERSKISEAQYSIGTITFDSWTIIEDNLVSAKRSYLNAQAEALLAEANWIMAKGETLEYE
- a CDS encoding efflux RND transporter periplasmic adaptor subunit gives rise to the protein MNNKKKFFIWLILIAAIAAGAVLFARPRNSATEVLKEISPHTGSIQTLVSTTGDVLPKNRLEIIPPVAGRIESILVKEGDKVKKGQTLGWMSSTERAALLDAAQGQGEEKVKYWQEVYKPIALVASIDGEIIVATVQPGQTVTVSTAVLVISDKLIVRAEVDETDIGKIKVGQQAIVSLDAYQDTKIKGVVDHIYYESSTVNNVTIYKVDILPDDIPVFFRSGMSANVDFVVEDRQNALLIPEEAVTTENNQSYVLMRGSNGKELVMNPVTLGMTQDKNVEITSGLTVNDTVIVKSKKFELLTSSTLGKNPFMPSMKKTTKTDANGKKQSGDSGPPM